From the genome of Halomonas sp. MCCC 1A13316, one region includes:
- a CDS encoding GNAT family N-acetyltransferase encodes MTEADIRRLEARDLESLAALERCQARPWSRSQLEVVLDAADCCVLGAEVAGELLGHAVVARLPFEAELQAMLVAPVMRRRGLAAALLDAVLEQGRQWCSERVLLEVRAGNEAAIQLYRRAGFGEDGRRRGYYPPLDEVADASREDALLMSRRP; translated from the coding sequence ATGACTGAGGCGGATATCCGCCGCCTGGAGGCCCGCGACCTGGAGAGCCTGGCGGCGCTGGAACGCTGCCAGGCGCGGCCTTGGTCGCGCAGCCAGCTCGAGGTCGTCTTGGATGCCGCCGATTGCTGCGTGCTGGGGGCCGAGGTGGCGGGCGAGCTTTTAGGCCATGCCGTGGTGGCCAGGTTGCCCTTCGAGGCCGAGCTGCAGGCCATGCTAGTGGCGCCTGTCATGCGTCGGCGCGGCCTTGCCGCTGCGCTGCTCGATGCGGTACTGGAGCAGGGGCGGCAGTGGTGCAGCGAGCGAGTGCTGCTCGAAGTGAGGGCGGGCAACGAGGCCGCTATCCAACTCTATCGCCGCGCGGGTTTCGGCGAAGACGGACGGCGGCGCGGCTATTACCCACCCTTGGATGAGGTTGCCGACGCGAGCAGGGAAGATGCCTTGCTGATGTCG